GGTTGAGATGTGATTATTTTATACTTTTATGGAAGAGCTAAAAAAACAAATTAAATATTTGTAGCTATCTAAAAAAATACTAGCTTTGCCAAATCGTTAGGGGTGCTTATAAAATAGCTGAGATTATACCCTATGAACCTGAAATGTTTAATAACAGCGTAGGAAAACGAGTATTGTAAAGAAAATAAATACTATAATTTTAATTATAGTAAATATAATTATACAAGCCACTTTCGCACGCAGTTGTGAGAGTGGCTTTTCTGATTTAAAAAAATACTAAACAAAATTATTATGTCTGAATTGAATCGCTTCAATGATGTTTTGACAGAATTACGAAAGACTACACCTCTAGTGCATAATATCACAAATTATGTGGTGATGAACAACACGGCAAACGCACTTCTAGCTATCGGAGCATCTCCTGTGATGGCTCACGCTGTAGAGGAAGTAGAAGATATTGTTTCCATTTCATCATCGTTGGTAATCAATATGGGAACGTTAAGTAAAAACTGGGTAGAGGCTATGATTTTGGCAGCCCACAAAGCAAAAGAGTTGAACAAACCCTTTGTTTTTGACCCTGTTGGAGTAGGCGCATCGAAGTACAGAACCGAAACAGCTAAAAAAATAATTAGTACAGCAAGACCTAATGTGATTAGAGGAAATGCCTCAGAAATTATGGCTTTAGCAGAAATAACTAACTCTACAAAGGGAGTAGATAGCACAGCTAGTTCTGATGCTGCCATTAGTGCTGCTCAAAAACTCTCTAACGAACTTGGTAATACTATCATTATTAGTGGAGCAACAGATTATATCATTACACAAGACAAAATCAATGAGATAACTGATGGTGATGCCATGATGTCTAAGGTTACAGGAATGGGGTGTACTGCCACAGCCATTGTAGGAGCTTGTATTG
This Bernardetia sp. DNA region includes the following protein-coding sequences:
- the thiM gene encoding hydroxyethylthiazole kinase, coding for MSELNRFNDVLTELRKTTPLVHNITNYVVMNNTANALLAIGASPVMAHAVEEVEDIVSISSSLVINMGTLSKNWVEAMILAAHKAKELNKPFVFDPVGVGASKYRTETAKKIISTARPNVIRGNASEIMALAEITNSTKGVDSTASSDAAISAAQKLSNELGNTIIISGATDYIITQDKINEITDGDAMMSKVTGMGCTATAIVGACIAVESDYQLASTVAMKIMGSAGNMAAKTAKGTGSFEMSFLDSLSNLNQLQ